One genomic region from Prevotella sp. Rep29 encodes:
- a CDS encoding AMP-binding protein, translating into MTLSEFSAEWHDESDRILVHTSGSTGTPKPLWVEKRRMETSARMTCDFLGLREGDTALLCMPLDFIAGKMMAVRAWVRGLRLTAVEPSSHPLCGFIGKEEGFDFVAMVPYQVACSLQVEEEREQLRRIRHLIIGGGAVDEALERELRSFPNAVWSTYGMTETLSHVALRRLSGTEASDWYTPMEGVSVSLGDEECLRIDAPALCGEALQTNDIAVLHPDGRRFRILGRRDNVICSGGIKIQIEEVERLLRPHLNTPYLITRARESRLGETVVLLTESRDLALVESVCERVLPKYWKPRHFITVDEIPLTATGKPDRRGAEELASQSVL; encoded by the coding sequence ATGACTTTATCTGAGTTTTCTGCCGAATGGCATGATGAGAGCGACCGCATCTTGGTTCATACCAGCGGCTCGACCGGCACTCCGAAACCGTTGTGGGTGGAGAAGCGGCGCATGGAAACATCGGCGCGGATGACCTGCGATTTCCTCGGTTTGCGCGAGGGCGACACGGCGCTGCTCTGCATGCCGCTCGATTTTATTGCAGGAAAGATGATGGCTGTTCGGGCGTGGGTGCGCGGACTGCGGCTGACTGCTGTCGAGCCATCCTCCCATCCCCTGTGCGGGTTCATCGGAAAAGAAGAGGGATTCGACTTTGTGGCGATGGTTCCCTATCAGGTGGCTTGTTCGCTACAGGTGGAAGAGGAGCGCGAACAGTTGCGGCGCATTCGTCATCTCATCATAGGCGGAGGGGCTGTTGATGAAGCGTTGGAGCGCGAGTTGCGCTCGTTTCCAAATGCTGTTTGGAGCACGTATGGCATGACCGAAACGCTGTCGCACGTCGCACTTCGCAGACTCAGCGGCACCGAGGCGAGCGACTGGTACACACCGATGGAGGGCGTGAGTGTGTCGCTCGGCGACGAGGAATGTCTGCGCATCGATGCACCGGCGTTATGTGGGGAAGCGTTGCAGACGAACGATATCGCTGTGCTTCATCCGGATGGGCGCCGTTTCCGCATTCTCGGCAGGCGGGATAACGTCATTTGTTCTGGGGGAATCAAAATCCAGATAGAAGAAGTGGAGCGCCTCTTGCGCCCGCATCTGAACACACCTTATTTAATAACACGCGCGCGTGAGAGCCGGTTGGGCGAGACGGTCGTCTTGCTGACGGAAAGTCGCGACCTGGCTCTTGTTGAAAGTGTGTGTGAGCGTGTATTGCCTAAATATTGGAAGCCCCGTCATTTCATAACGGTGGATGAGATTCCACTGACGGCAACGGGTAAGCCCGACCGCAGGGGAGCCGAAGAACTTGCCTCACAATCTGTCCTCTGA
- the aroB gene encoding 3-dehydroquinate synthase, whose protein sequence is MRNIVYSTQLKHDLALTISECEHDRIFLLVDENTETHCLPLIISFFSLKEATIIRIPAGEKNKNVNALTHIWSALSNGCATRHSLLISLGGGTVTDVGDFAASTFKRGINFINIPTTLLGMVDASVGGKNGIDFNGLKNEVGTFAQPRFTLIHTPFLQTLPYSELLSGFAEMLKHALLDKEQTWSDILTFDIDKPDLTQLQRMVETSVRIKEKFVDSDPHEKGIRKALNFGHTFGHAFEAFSNGKLLHGHAVAHGMVCALYLSALKTGFPTERMHQTVSFIREHYGRPAIYCDDYEQLYALMLHDKKNKGDNIMLTLLAGFGDIKTNQTPSKEEIFEALDFAREG, encoded by the coding sequence ATGAGAAATATCGTTTATTCCACACAGTTGAAGCATGACTTGGCACTCACCATCTCTGAATGCGAACACGACAGGATTTTCCTACTGGTCGATGAAAACACCGAAACACATTGTCTGCCACTCATCATAAGCTTCTTCAGCCTGAAAGAAGCCACCATTATCCGTATCCCTGCAGGCGAAAAGAACAAGAACGTCAATGCGCTGACACATATCTGGAGCGCACTGAGCAACGGCTGTGCCACACGCCACTCACTGCTCATCAGTCTCGGTGGCGGAACGGTGACCGACGTCGGCGATTTCGCTGCCTCTACGTTCAAACGGGGAATCAACTTCATCAATATTCCCACGACGCTGCTCGGCATGGTCGATGCTTCCGTAGGAGGAAAGAACGGCATCGATTTCAACGGACTGAAAAATGAGGTCGGTACGTTTGCACAACCCCGATTCACGCTGATTCACACACCTTTCCTTCAGACACTCCCCTACTCCGAACTGCTCTCCGGCTTTGCAGAGATGCTCAAGCATGCGCTGCTCGACAAAGAACAGACGTGGAGCGACATACTGACATTCGACATTGACAAGCCCGACCTCACACAACTGCAACGCATGGTAGAGACTTCGGTGCGCATCAAAGAGAAGTTTGTGGACTCGGACCCACACGAGAAAGGCATCCGCAAGGCACTCAACTTCGGACATACTTTCGGTCATGCCTTCGAGGCGTTCAGCAACGGAAAGCTGCTCCATGGGCACGCCGTAGCACACGGAATGGTTTGCGCACTATATCTCAGTGCGCTGAAAACCGGATTTCCGACGGAACGTATGCACCAGACGGTCTCTTTCATCCGCGAACACTACGGCAGACCAGCCATCTATTGCGATGATTATGAGCAACTCTATGCGCTCATGCTACACGATAAAAAGAATAAGGGCGACAACATCATGCTGACCTTGCTTGCCGGTTTCGGAGACATCAAGACCAATCAGACTCCGTCAAAAGAAGAAATTTTCGAGGCACTCGATTTTGCGCGGGAGGGATAA
- a CDS encoding TonB-dependent receptor has product MKRVLLLCAVMTTSLLLYAQERKISGTIVDNDTKEEMVQTSVQLLKKDSTFVGGAISDDVGKFTLTAPENGQYIVRLTSVGYKDVTRNVAIADDKDVDLGTIVMASDAIMLKGVTATGHAAKVVLKEDTFQYNASAYRVPEGSAVEELVKKIPGAEVTEDGKITVNGRTVDKIKVGGKEFMTGDTQTALKNLPASIVDNIKAYDEKSDLARVTGIDDGNEQMVLDFGIKPGMNKGFMSNIDLAIGTKHRYAERLMGGYFNDKYRFMLFGNANNTNDMGFPGGGGRGRFGGNRNGLNTSKMIGANFNYDDSKHLKLDASLRWNHRNGDIWSRSATENFVSTVGSFSNSISQNYTRSNSWNGNMRVEWTPDSMTNIMFRPSFSFSTSDGNRVERTASYKEDPYLYVLDPLSPEDIEKLADDDLMVNSQNTMNLSYGKSNSANAMLQFNRKLNTKGRNLTLRTDWSFGNNDNTSLSTNDVHLYMIKTALGLDSTYQTNRYNVTPTRNWSYALQFTYSEPIAKAMFLQFSYRYQYRFNKSDRSTYDFSEMGRAFFDGITPEYRNWNAYLSRVAGPISDYLDTDLSRYSEYRNYIHEAQLMYRWIQPKFQLNAGIMIQPQKSKYMQDYQGIHVDTTRTVTNWSPTIEFRYRFSRVSNLRINYRGTSSQPSMTDLLDITDDSDPLNVTKGNPGLKPSFTNNFRLFYNNYIQSHQRAIMTFINYSNTRNSISSKVTYDERTGGRTTQPENINGNWNTMAAFMFNTAIDSAGYWNVNTFTNFNYNHYVGYLSLDRMSDSQKNTTRTMTIGERLSLSYRNSWIEIEPNASVNYTHARNKLQSQSDLDTWEFSYGLNVNLMAPWGMTVSTGLNNNSRRGYSDKSMNTNELIWNAQFSQSFLKGKPLSVTLQFYDILHNQSNLSRMINERLRRDTEYNSINSYAMLHLIYRFNAFGGRDARGGNGGGYQRGPGGTRGGFGGRPGGFGGGRPGGF; this is encoded by the coding sequence ATGAAGCGTGTATTATTGTTATGTGCAGTGATGACTACATCACTCCTTTTATATGCTCAGGAACGTAAAATTTCGGGTACGATAGTGGATAATGATACCAAGGAAGAGATGGTGCAGACATCGGTCCAACTGCTGAAAAAAGACAGTACGTTTGTCGGAGGTGCTATTTCTGATGACGTGGGAAAATTCACTCTGACGGCTCCGGAGAACGGGCAATATATCGTTCGTCTGACGAGTGTCGGCTATAAGGACGTCACCCGCAATGTGGCGATTGCCGATGATAAGGATGTCGATTTGGGTACGATTGTCATGGCTTCAGACGCCATCATGCTGAAAGGCGTGACGGCAACCGGTCATGCGGCGAAGGTCGTACTCAAAGAAGATACGTTCCAATACAACGCCTCGGCTTATCGTGTGCCGGAAGGCTCGGCGGTAGAGGAACTGGTGAAGAAGATTCCCGGTGCAGAGGTGACTGAAGACGGAAAGATAACGGTGAACGGACGTACGGTGGACAAGATAAAAGTGGGCGGAAAGGAATTTATGACGGGCGACACGCAGACCGCCCTGAAGAACCTTCCCGCTTCCATCGTTGACAATATAAAGGCGTATGACGAGAAGAGCGACCTGGCACGTGTAACAGGTATCGATGACGGCAATGAGCAGATGGTGCTCGACTTCGGTATCAAGCCAGGCATGAATAAAGGCTTTATGAGCAATATCGACCTTGCCATCGGTACGAAGCACCGCTACGCAGAGCGTTTGATGGGAGGCTATTTCAATGATAAATACCGTTTCATGCTTTTCGGGAATGCCAATAATACGAACGATATGGGCTTCCCGGGCGGTGGCGGACGAGGACGCTTCGGTGGCAACCGCAATGGTTTGAACACCTCGAAAATGATAGGAGCGAACTTCAATTACGATGATAGCAAACACCTGAAGTTGGATGCCAGCCTACGTTGGAACCATCGTAATGGCGACATCTGGTCACGCAGTGCTACAGAGAACTTTGTGAGCACGGTCGGTTCATTCTCAAACAGCATATCCCAGAACTATACGCGCAGCAATTCGTGGAACGGAAACATGCGTGTGGAATGGACTCCCGACTCGATGACCAATATCATGTTCCGCCCGAGCTTCAGTTTCTCGACCAGCGATGGAAATCGTGTGGAGCGCACGGCTTCTTATAAGGAAGACCCCTATCTGTATGTGTTGGACCCACTGTCGCCGGAAGATATTGAGAAGTTGGCTGACGATGACTTGATGGTGAACAGCCAGAACACGATGAATCTGAGCTATGGCAAGTCGAACAGTGCCAACGCGATGCTGCAATTTAATCGCAAACTGAACACGAAAGGAAGAAACCTGACACTCCGTACCGACTGGTCGTTTGGAAATAATGACAACACGAGCCTGTCCACAAATGACGTGCATCTTTACATGATTAAGACGGCTTTGGGATTGGATTCCACCTATCAGACCAACCGATACAATGTGACACCGACCCGCAACTGGAGCTATGCCCTGCAATTCACGTACAGTGAGCCGATTGCCAAGGCGATGTTTCTGCAATTCAGCTACAGATACCAGTATCGTTTCAACAAGAGTGACCGCTCAACGTATGATTTCAGCGAAATGGGGCGTGCATTCTTTGATGGCATCACACCGGAATATCGCAACTGGAATGCCTATCTGTCGCGTGTGGCAGGTCCAATCAGCGACTATCTGGATACTGACCTGAGCCGCTATTCTGAGTATCGGAACTATATACACGAGGCGCAGTTGATGTATCGCTGGATTCAGCCGAAGTTCCAGTTGAATGCCGGTATCATGATTCAACCGCAGAAATCGAAATACATGCAAGACTATCAGGGCATACACGTTGATACAACCCGCACGGTGACCAACTGGAGCCCGACGATAGAGTTCCGTTACCGCTTCTCGCGTGTCAGCAATCTGCGAATCAACTATCGCGGAACGTCCTCGCAACCGAGTATGACCGACCTGCTTGATATCACCGATGACAGCGACCCGCTCAATGTCACGAAAGGTAATCCGGGTCTGAAACCTTCGTTTACGAACAATTTCCGACTCTTCTACAATAATTATATACAGAGCCATCAGCGTGCGATTATGACTTTCATCAACTATTCGAATACACGCAACAGCATCAGTAGCAAGGTGACATACGACGAACGGACTGGTGGACGCACCACGCAACCCGAAAACATCAACGGCAACTGGAACACGATGGCTGCTTTTATGTTTAATACTGCTATCGACTCTGCGGGCTATTGGAACGTCAATACGTTCACGAACTTCAACTACAATCACTATGTGGGCTATCTGAGCCTCGACCGAATGTCTGATTCCCAGAAGAACACCACTCGCACGATGACCATCGGCGAACGCCTCTCTCTGAGTTATCGTAACAGTTGGATAGAAATCGAGCCCAATGCTTCTGTGAACTACACCCATGCCCGCAACAAACTCCAGAGCCAGAGCGATCTCGACACATGGGAGTTCTCGTATGGTCTGAATGTCAACCTGATGGCTCCTTGGGGAATGACGGTCTCTACGGGATTAAACAATAACTCCCGTCGCGGTTACAGCGATAAGTCGATGAATACGAACGAATTGATATGGAATGCGCAATTCAGTCAGAGTTTCCTCAAAGGAAAGCCATTGTCGGTAACGCTGCAATTCTATGACATTCTGCACAACCAGAGCAATCTCAGTCGTATGATCAATGAGCGTCTGCGTCGTGATACGGAATATAATAGCATCAACTCCTATGCCATGTTGCATCTGATTTATCGATTCAATGCCTTTGGCGGCAGAGATGCACGTGGCGGAAATGGCGGAGGTTATCAGCGTGGTCCTGGCGGCACACGTGGCGGCTTTGGTGGTCGTCCAGGTGGCTTCGGTGGCGGTCGCCCTGGTGGATTCTGA
- a CDS encoding phosphoribosylglycinamide formyltransferase — MKNIAIFVSGSGTNCENIIRHFSGHQQVNIALVLSNRADAYALVRAQRLGVPTAVVSKSEFNDEKKMNSLLDSYHIDFIVLAGFLLMVPSFLIRRYDHRMLNIHPALLPKHGGKGMYGHHVHEAVKAAGDTETGMTVHWVSDVCDGGEIIAQFSTPLSPDDTPDDIAHKEHLLEMEHFPKVIEKTILGLKD; from the coding sequence ATGAAAAATATTGCCATTTTCGTTTCCGGAAGCGGAACAAATTGTGAAAACATCATCCGACATTTCAGCGGCCACCAGCAGGTCAACATCGCATTGGTGCTGAGCAACCGGGCGGATGCTTATGCCCTCGTCAGGGCGCAACGACTGGGAGTACCGACTGCCGTCGTCAGCAAGAGCGAATTCAACGATGAAAAGAAAATGAACTCCCTGTTAGACTCATACCATATCGACTTCATCGTACTTGCCGGATTCCTCCTCATGGTGCCGTCATTTCTCATCCGCCGATACGACCACCGCATGCTCAACATACACCCTGCCCTACTGCCCAAACACGGGGGAAAGGGGATGTACGGTCACCACGTACATGAAGCGGTAAAGGCAGCCGGCGACACTGAGACAGGAATGACCGTCCACTGGGTGAGCGACGTGTGCGACGGCGGGGAAATCATCGCACAATTCTCCACACCCCTATCGCCTGACGATACCCCTGACGACATTGCGCACAAAGAACATCTGCTCGAAATGGAACACTTCCCGAAAGTCATTGAGAAAACCATACTAGGTTTGAAGGACTAA
- a CDS encoding RNA-binding S4 domain-containing protein, with translation MNEARIDKWLWAARIFKTRSIAADACKNGRVTINGVNVKPSRPLKEGEVVSVKKPPVTYSFRVLKCIEQRVGAKLLPEIYENVTDPKQYEILEMSRISGFINRARGTGRPTKKDRRSIEAFVEPAMFGFEDDDDFFDEITE, from the coding sequence ATGAACGAAGCAAGAATTGACAAATGGCTGTGGGCTGCACGCATCTTCAAGACACGCTCCATCGCCGCAGACGCCTGTAAAAACGGACGTGTGACGATCAATGGCGTCAACGTCAAACCGTCAAGACCGCTCAAAGAGGGCGAGGTAGTCAGTGTCAAGAAACCACCAGTCACCTACTCTTTCCGCGTGCTCAAATGTATTGAACAACGAGTAGGCGCCAAACTCTTGCCTGAAATCTACGAAAACGTGACGGACCCGAAACAATATGAAATCCTCGAGATGAGTCGCATCAGCGGATTCATCAACCGGGCGAGAGGAACAGGACGCCCTACAAAAAAAGACCGGCGTTCGATCGAGGCTTTCGTGGAGCCCGCCATGTTCGGATTCGAAGACGATGATGATTTCTTCGACGAAATCACGGAATAA
- the pth gene encoding aminoacyl-tRNA hydrolase: protein MDKYLIVGLGNPGTEYADTRHNTGFMVLDAFAKASNTVFEDKRYGFVAETSLRGRKIFLLKPTTFMNLSGNAVRYWLNKENIEQERMLVVVDDVALPLGSIRIKAGGSDGGHNGLGHIQQLIGAQYPRMRMGIGNDFPIGGQINWVLGTFDEEEKKVLQPAIDTAVEAIKSFVLAGVNITMNQFNKKGKQEKKATEEKKAEQQPTGNISE from the coding sequence ATGGATAAATATCTCATCGTGGGACTGGGGAACCCCGGCACCGAATATGCCGACACCCGCCACAACACTGGATTTATGGTATTGGACGCTTTCGCAAAAGCGTCCAATACTGTTTTTGAGGACAAACGATACGGATTCGTTGCCGAAACATCCCTGCGGGGAAGGAAAATCTTCCTGCTCAAACCAACCACCTTCATGAACCTCAGCGGAAACGCTGTCAGATATTGGCTCAACAAAGAAAACATCGAACAGGAACGAATGCTCGTCGTGGTCGATGACGTGGCATTGCCACTGGGAAGCATCAGGATAAAAGCAGGGGGAAGCGACGGAGGACACAACGGACTGGGACACATCCAACAACTCATCGGTGCCCAATATCCTCGAATGAGAATGGGAATCGGAAACGACTTCCCCATCGGAGGACAAATCAACTGGGTCCTCGGAACATTCGACGAAGAAGAAAAAAAAGTCCTGCAACCAGCTATCGACACTGCCGTTGAAGCCATCAAAAGCTTCGTTCTTGCAGGTGTCAATATCACCATGAACCAGTTCAACAAAAAAGGTAAGCAGGAAAAGAAAGCTACTGAAGAAAAGAAAGCCGAGCAACAACCGACAGGCAACATCAGCGAGTAA
- a CDS encoding 50S ribosomal protein L25/general stress protein Ctc, protein MKEIEVKGQKRNDTGKKAAKLLRKEGLIPCNLYGEAKDENGLPKSMPLAIPMTELRKVVYTPHIYVINLNIDGEHHTAILKELQFHPVTDTLLHIDFYEVNDQKPITIGIPVKLNGLAQGVRDGGRMNLVVRKIDVTAPYQQIPEHLDIDVTHMTIGKSIKVGELNFPGLELATSKEVVVCSVKMTRAATSAAAAAATEEAPEEGEAPAEEAAPAAE, encoded by the coding sequence ATGAAAGAAATTGAAGTAAAAGGTCAGAAACGTAACGACACTGGCAAGAAAGCAGCCAAGCTGCTGAGAAAAGAGGGACTCATCCCCTGTAACCTCTACGGAGAAGCTAAAGACGAGAACGGACTCCCGAAGTCTATGCCGCTCGCAATTCCCATGACGGAACTCCGCAAGGTGGTTTACACACCGCACATCTACGTCATCAACCTCAACATCGACGGAGAGCACCACACAGCCATCCTGAAGGAACTGCAGTTCCACCCGGTGACAGACACACTGCTCCACATCGACTTCTATGAGGTGAACGACCAGAAGCCTATCACTATTGGTATCCCTGTGAAACTCAACGGACTGGCACAAGGTGTGCGTGACGGTGGACGTATGAACCTCGTTGTTCGTAAGATTGACGTAACCGCTCCTTATCAGCAGATTCCCGAGCATCTCGATATCGACGTAACACACATGACCATCGGCAAGAGCATCAAGGTCGGAGAACTCAACTTCCCAGGTCTTGAACTCGCTACCAGCAAAGAGGTGGTGGTATGCTCAGTGAAGATGACACGTGCCGCTACATCTGCCGCCGCAGCCGCTGCCACTGAAGAGGCTCCTGAAGAGGGAGAAGCACCCGCAGAAGAAGCTGCACCCGCTGCAGAATAA
- a CDS encoding DUF5606 domain-containing protein, whose amino-acid sequence MQETILSIAGKPGLYKLVSRGKGNLIVETLDETKKRLPAFATDRVTSLGDVAIYTEMEDVPLTDVFASILEKENGKPCSIAYKKIDSKELRKYFAEVLPEFDRDRVHDNDIRKLLSWYDILVNNGITDFKEEEQEESEETEQ is encoded by the coding sequence ATGCAAGAAACCATTCTTTCAATAGCCGGAAAACCAGGGCTCTACAAACTGGTGTCAAGAGGAAAAGGAAACCTCATTGTCGAGACATTGGACGAAACAAAAAAACGCCTGCCGGCATTTGCCACCGACCGCGTGACAAGCCTCGGCGACGTCGCTATCTACACAGAGATGGAAGACGTGCCACTGACCGACGTGTTCGCTTCCATCCTCGAGAAGGAGAACGGAAAACCCTGTTCCATCGCCTACAAGAAAATCGACAGCAAAGAACTGCGTAAGTATTTTGCTGAAGTGCTGCCGGAATTCGACCGTGACCGCGTGCACGACAACGACATCCGCAAACTGCTCTCCTGGTATGACATCCTTGTCAACAACGGCATCACAGACTTTAAGGAAGAAGAGCAGGAAGAAAGCGAAGAAACCGAACAGTAA
- the coaE gene encoding dephospho-CoA kinase (Dephospho-CoA kinase (CoaE) performs the final step in coenzyme A biosynthesis.), protein MRKAAVTGGIGSGKSFVCKRLEERGINVYDCDAAAKRLMHTSETIRRELQQTVGKEVYADGQLNKNKLAQFLLASEENKLKVNSIVHPAVAEDFEKSGMEWLESAILFESGFDKRVKFDLIVCVTAPLATRIRRIMQRDGISLAQALMWIHRQMPQREVRQRSQYIIINDEKHGLEKQIENMINSWNIPAKTD, encoded by the coding sequence ATGAGAAAAGCAGCAGTCACCGGAGGCATCGGAAGCGGCAAGTCGTTCGTCTGCAAACGGCTGGAGGAGAGAGGTATCAACGTCTATGACTGCGATGCGGCTGCCAAACGGCTGATGCACACATCGGAAACTATCCGCAGGGAATTGCAACAGACGGTGGGTAAAGAAGTGTACGCCGACGGACAACTCAACAAAAACAAGTTGGCACAATTCCTCCTTGCATCCGAAGAAAACAAACTGAAGGTCAACAGCATCGTCCACCCCGCCGTGGCAGAAGACTTCGAGAAATCGGGAATGGAGTGGCTCGAAAGCGCCATCCTCTTTGAAAGCGGGTTCGACAAAAGAGTGAAGTTCGACCTCATCGTCTGCGTCACCGCGCCCTTAGCCACACGCATACGGCGCATCATGCAACGCGACGGCATATCACTCGCCCAGGCATTGATGTGGATACACCGACAGATGCCGCAGCGAGAAGTGCGACAGCGAAGCCAGTACATCATCATCAACGATGAAAAACATGGACTGGAAAAACAAATAGAAAACATGATCAACAGCTGGAACATCCCGGCAAAAACTGATTAA
- a CDS encoding CdaR family protein, which translates to MARSFQAVKNFLFRFVNRKFLVFLFFLVISGVFWLITTLNETMEKEVTIPVILTNVPKNMVIMSDGNDTVRITVRDKGYTLATYFYTDHIKPIVVSLPSYIKSDEHASVSQAELQKMVLQRIYGSSQVINIKPDRLEYYFVNHNSQKSVPVRFAGNVHAERNHTITAINITPKNVTVYAPQKILDSLQSIPIGLFNMSSITDTVRKDIKLQRMKGVKTVPDQVRIEICADRLTEKTVEVPVETINVPDGKKLRIFPSRINIKCTVGASQFKNITEDDFKIVADYNSLTGAVGEKCVIRLVAVSEKVSNARLEVSEVDYLIEQ; encoded by the coding sequence GTGGCACGCAGCTTTCAAGCCGTCAAGAACTTCTTGTTCAGGTTTGTGAACAGGAAGTTCCTCGTCTTCCTGTTTTTCCTCGTCATCAGTGGTGTATTCTGGCTGATTACAACCCTCAACGAGACGATGGAAAAAGAGGTCACGATACCCGTCATACTGACCAACGTTCCCAAGAACATGGTCATCATGAGCGACGGCAACGACACGGTGCGCATCACCGTACGCGACAAGGGATACACACTGGCAACCTACTTCTACACAGACCACATCAAGCCGATTGTTGTCAGCCTTCCCTCATACATCAAGAGCGACGAGCATGCCAGCGTCTCACAGGCTGAACTGCAGAAAATGGTGCTTCAACGGATTTACGGCTCATCGCAAGTCATCAACATCAAACCCGACAGACTGGAATACTATTTCGTGAACCACAACTCACAGAAAAGCGTCCCCGTAAGGTTTGCCGGAAATGTGCACGCCGAGCGAAACCATACCATCACCGCCATCAACATCACACCGAAAAACGTGACGGTCTATGCACCACAAAAGATTCTGGACAGCCTGCAGAGCATTCCCATCGGACTGTTCAACATGAGCAGCATCACCGACACGGTACGGAAAGACATCAAACTGCAACGGATGAAAGGCGTGAAAACCGTGCCCGACCAGGTGAGAATCGAAATATGTGCCGACAGGCTCACGGAAAAAACGGTGGAAGTGCCGGTCGAAACCATCAACGTGCCCGACGGAAAGAAGCTGCGCATCTTCCCTTCACGCATCAACATCAAATGCACCGTCGGAGCAAGCCAGTTCAAGAACATCACGGAAGATGACTTCAAGATTGTTGCCGACTACAACTCACTGACAGGAGCAGTGGGCGAAAAGTGCGTCATCCGCCTGGTTGCCGTATCCGAGAAAGTCTCGAACGCCAGACTGGAAGTCAGCGAGGTGGACTACCTTATAGAACAATGA
- the yajC gene encoding preprotein translocase subunit YajC codes for MNTSILLQAANGQGGGMGFLIMMVAIFAIMWFFMIRPQQKKQKEIRNFQNALTEGTSVVTGGGIYGTVKRIDHATGKIDVEISKGVVITVDKSFVYADVNASQMQNTKAEK; via the coding sequence ATGAACACATCTATTTTATTACAGGCTGCCAACGGACAGGGCGGCGGAATGGGATTCCTGATTATGATGGTAGCAATCTTCGCCATCATGTGGTTCTTCATGATTCGCCCGCAGCAAAAGAAACAGAAAGAGATTCGCAACTTCCAAAACGCACTGACCGAAGGCACCAGCGTGGTGACCGGCGGCGGCATCTACGGAACAGTGAAACGCATCGACCATGCAACGGGAAAAATCGACGTGGAAATCTCCAAAGGCGTAGTCATCACCGTTGACAAATCGTTCGTTTACGCCGACGTGAACGCATCACAGATGCAAAACACCAAGGCAGAGAAATAA